In Halopelagius longus, a genomic segment contains:
- a CDS encoding DUF7847 domain-containing protein, which translates to MAVGKALQSVPTALARNPLIVALFAVFGLVQSVQVVTQQLSPIVGLALSALTILLYVLGMPFVQGGLIAMADESLRGRTTLGTFLRAGKSNYLSLFGATLIVFLVNALIGIAVVAAVLTGAVSLAAVESGSGLLVAGAVALLAAVLYLAFSFFVQFYGQEIVLNDASAVAGLKGSASLVRRNLLSAAGYLVVSFVGGGALGAVIGVASTLLLPQPSLHGTLNQAAVPGLVGYIVVTVLVTALLGSILLVFSVAFYREIHGGRSRTSEAAGV; encoded by the coding sequence ATGGCAGTCGGAAAAGCCCTCCAAAGCGTGCCGACGGCGTTGGCGCGCAACCCCCTCATCGTCGCACTGTTCGCCGTGTTCGGCCTCGTACAGTCCGTACAGGTGGTCACACAGCAACTGAGTCCGATAGTCGGACTGGCACTGTCCGCCCTCACGATCCTCCTGTACGTGCTGGGGATGCCGTTCGTCCAAGGCGGCCTCATCGCCATGGCCGACGAGTCCCTCCGCGGACGCACGACGCTCGGGACGTTCCTCCGCGCGGGAAAGTCGAACTACCTGTCGCTGTTCGGCGCGACCCTCATCGTGTTCTTAGTGAACGCCCTCATCGGTATCGCCGTCGTGGCGGCCGTCCTCACCGGGGCCGTCTCGCTCGCGGCAGTAGAGAGCGGGAGCGGACTGCTCGTCGCCGGGGCGGTCGCCCTCCTCGCGGCGGTTCTCTACCTCGCGTTCTCCTTCTTCGTCCAATTTTACGGCCAAGAGATAGTCCTAAACGATGCCAGCGCCGTCGCGGGCCTCAAGGGAAGCGCCTCGCTGGTGCGGAGAAACCTCCTGAGCGCGGCCGGCTACCTCGTCGTCTCGTTCGTCGGCGGCGGTGCGCTCGGAGCCGTAATCGGGGTCGCGTCGACTCTACTCCTCCCGCAACCGAGCCTCCACGGGACACTGAACCAAGCGGCCGTTCCCGGTCTGGTCGGCTACATCGTCGTCACGGTTCTCGTGACCGCACTCCTCGGGAGCATCCTCCTCGTGTTCTCGGTGGCGTTCTACAGGGAGATTCACGGCGGTCGCTCCCGGACGTCGGAGGCGGCGGGCGTCTGA
- a CDS encoding DUF6498-containing protein yields the protein MNRTRLSVGQGAGLASVVAVNLVPVVGVAAFGWSLASLLALYWFEAVSTSLVAAAKALFAERASADEGVRLNPLSELREKRGGVRIRPGWPRAYVRNVPFAAGIVSTSTLLLAGYGFALTAELSIRPTDAFSTGVLLSAGGLLLARIVEFRVEYLGRAEYADTSARTIAAAPARQVLFLTLIASIAAVLEGREGGVVLLVGVVAAKTLSESYGFYAEHLDRSPGRVGRWLLGPRDASDPPPTVEMPDDDPRIRVRTDSKAVLLGAFAPLASGLLSRPGYVGAVLAAAGVLALGPAVVAVAVGLLTVVAAAKVGSYYLRYGTVEYQRRGDRIVAYDVALGEPQWAVDADEVDDVSVRNRISDRLLGTTTVELSGVESAGRSALEIGPVDDFHRVAEAFGLPVNDASHPETNRRAVVVALALAACFLAVPAGLFVAPGVAAGTAVAVTFLLSPFVLLVVGALVGEALSLL from the coding sequence GTGAATCGAACTCGCCTCTCCGTCGGGCAGGGAGCCGGACTGGCGAGCGTCGTCGCCGTCAACCTCGTACCGGTGGTCGGCGTCGCGGCGTTCGGATGGAGCCTCGCGTCCCTGCTCGCGTTGTACTGGTTCGAGGCCGTTTCGACGTCGCTGGTCGCCGCGGCGAAGGCCCTGTTCGCCGAACGCGCGTCCGCCGACGAGGGCGTCCGGCTCAACCCTCTGAGCGAACTCCGGGAGAAACGCGGCGGGGTGCGCATCCGCCCGGGGTGGCCGCGAGCGTACGTCCGAAACGTTCCCTTCGCGGCCGGAATCGTGAGCACGTCGACGCTACTCCTCGCGGGCTACGGATTCGCGTTGACGGCCGAACTCTCGATACGACCGACCGACGCGTTCTCGACCGGAGTCCTCCTGAGCGCCGGCGGACTCCTCCTCGCTCGAATCGTCGAGTTCCGCGTCGAGTATCTCGGGCGGGCGGAGTACGCCGACACGTCCGCGCGGACGATAGCCGCCGCACCCGCGCGTCAGGTCCTGTTTCTGACCCTCATCGCGTCGATTGCGGCCGTCCTCGAAGGGCGGGAGGGCGGCGTCGTCCTCCTCGTCGGCGTCGTCGCCGCCAAGACGCTCTCCGAGTCGTACGGTTTCTACGCGGAGCATCTGGACCGCTCCCCCGGGCGCGTGGGGAGGTGGCTCCTCGGACCGCGGGACGCCTCCGACCCGCCGCCGACCGTCGAGATGCCCGACGACGACCCGAGGATACGCGTCCGAACCGACTCGAAGGCGGTGTTGCTCGGCGCGTTCGCCCCCCTCGCCTCCGGTCTCCTGAGTCGTCCGGGCTACGTCGGAGCGGTCCTCGCGGCGGCGGGCGTCCTCGCTCTCGGACCCGCCGTCGTGGCCGTCGCAGTCGGCCTGTTGACGGTCGTCGCGGCCGCCAAAGTCGGGAGCTACTACCTCCGCTACGGGACGGTCGAGTACCAACGGCGGGGTGACCGCATCGTGGCGTACGACGTCGCCCTCGGCGAACCGCAGTGGGCGGTCGACGCAGACGAAGTAGACGACGTTTCGGTCCGGAATCGAATCTCCGACCGACTGCTCGGGACGACGACCGTCGAGTTATCGGGGGTCGAGTCCGCGGGGCGGTCGGCGCTCGAAATCGGTCCCGTCGACGACTTCCACCGGGTCGCGGAGGCGTTCGGACTCCCCGTGAACGATGCGAGTCACCCGGAGACGAATCGGAGGGCGGTCGTCGTCGCACTCGCACTCGCGGCCTGCTTTCTGGCCGTGCCGGCGGGACTGTTCGTCGCGCCCGGCGTCGCCGCCGGGACGGCAGTCGCCGTCACGTTCCTGCTAAGCCCGTTCGTCCTGTTGGTCGTCGGCGCGTTGGTCGGCGAGGCACTGTCGCTGTTGTGA
- a CDS encoding ABC transporter ATP-binding protein, giving the protein MPSTTPNAAIEATDLRKAYGSEVALDGVSLSIPSGTVYGFLGPNGAGKTTTMRLLTGLSRPSSGTVRVRGVPVTDRRKLAPLVGYLPETPPLYDEFSAREQLEYVADLRDVPREDAHRRIEEYLDRFDLTADADRRIGTYSKGMRQKTAFAQSVLHDPDVLFLDEPTAGLDPKAVRRIREFVVEYADAGATVFLSTHILPIVEAVADAVGVLFDGRVVAEGAPEAVTARAEAGENASLEDAFLEITGGGDGSRVAEAEE; this is encoded by the coding sequence ATGCCCTCCACCACTCCGAACGCCGCGATAGAGGCGACGGACCTGCGAAAGGCGTACGGTTCGGAAGTCGCCCTCGACGGCGTGTCGCTCTCGATTCCGAGCGGAACCGTCTACGGGTTCCTCGGCCCGAACGGCGCGGGGAAGACGACCACGATGCGGCTTCTGACCGGCCTCTCGCGGCCGTCCTCGGGCACCGTTCGCGTCCGCGGCGTCCCCGTGACCGACCGACGCAAACTCGCTCCGCTCGTCGGCTACCTCCCCGAGACGCCGCCCCTGTACGACGAGTTCAGCGCCCGCGAACAGCTCGAATACGTCGCGGACCTCCGGGACGTGCCGCGCGAGGACGCCCACCGCCGCATCGAGGAGTACCTCGACCGGTTCGACCTGACCGCCGACGCCGACAGGCGCATCGGCACCTACTCGAAGGGGATGCGGCAGAAGACCGCCTTCGCCCAGAGCGTCCTCCACGACCCGGACGTGCTGTTCTTGGACGAACCCACCGCCGGACTCGACCCGAAAGCCGTCCGACGCATCCGCGAGTTCGTCGTCGAGTACGCCGACGCGGGCGCGACGGTGTTCCTCTCGACGCACATCCTCCCCATCGTGGAAGCCGTCGCGGACGCGGTGGGCGTCCTGTTCGACGGTCGGGTGGTCGCCGAAGGGGCACCCGAGGCGGTGACGGCCCGCGCCGAGGCGGGCGAGAACGCGTCGCTCGAAGACGCGTTCCTCGAAATCACCGGCGGCGGCGACGGTTCCCGAGTAGCCGAGGCCGAAGAATGA
- a CDS encoding nitrite/sulfite reductase has translation MNTVERWKQEKHPLDVIEDVREYAEDGLTFEEIEERAGEGEWERLKWAGMYAHGRQEGYFMVRTKVPGGFLTPEQAEVIGEVAEEHATAPPEHGGEEQNSIWGDAFLDITTRQDIQMHWIEVEDMPEVWEKYDEVGLTTIQGCGDGARNVLGCPAAGLTDHECFDAQPVVDAVSDYFTGNREYANLPRKFKMTVTGCREDCAQSQINDVGLTPARKEVDGRDVYGFHVRVGGGLSDGPRMASNLDVFVPPEDAVEFCRAVAQTFKELGDRNNRGVCRMRYLVEQMGKEKFEEAVRARCDVELPTRGTDLTRSYTGDHVGVREQKQDGLYYVGFNVIAGRMGGDEFAEAARAAREYGTDEASVRLATDQNFLVTHVPEENLSALLNEPFARKYEHDPGPFSRGAVGCTGSEFCNYGIIETKNRVYRWAKALDRRIETPDDVEVVRMHMSGCSASCAQPQIADIGFRGETVKVDDPEGTTNDEGDNIVEGMDFGLGGSLGSDNEFLDWVENAVPAGSVIPALEELFDAYADEREAGERFYEWTRRVENDRLRTVMQDADANVSGGVAHGD, from the coding sequence ATGAATACTGTCGAACGCTGGAAACAGGAGAAACACCCCCTCGACGTGATAGAGGACGTACGCGAGTACGCCGAGGACGGACTCACGTTCGAGGAGATAGAGGAACGGGCCGGCGAGGGAGAGTGGGAGCGTCTGAAGTGGGCCGGGATGTACGCCCACGGCCGACAGGAGGGGTACTTCATGGTCCGCACGAAGGTACCCGGCGGCTTTCTCACGCCCGAACAGGCCGAAGTGATAGGCGAAGTCGCGGAGGAACACGCCACCGCGCCGCCGGAACACGGCGGCGAAGAGCAGAACTCGATTTGGGGCGACGCGTTTCTCGACATCACGACGCGGCAGGACATCCAGATGCACTGGATAGAGGTGGAGGACATGCCCGAGGTGTGGGAGAAGTACGACGAGGTGGGTCTGACGACGATTCAGGGGTGCGGCGACGGCGCGCGCAACGTCCTCGGGTGTCCCGCGGCGGGACTGACCGACCACGAGTGCTTCGACGCCCAACCCGTCGTCGACGCCGTCTCCGACTACTTCACAGGGAACCGCGAGTACGCGAACCTCCCCCGGAAGTTCAAGATGACCGTCACCGGGTGCCGGGAGGACTGCGCGCAGTCGCAGATTAACGACGTGGGCCTCACGCCCGCGCGGAAGGAGGTGGACGGGCGGGACGTCTACGGCTTCCACGTCCGCGTCGGCGGCGGCCTCTCGGACGGCCCGCGGATGGCGTCGAACCTCGACGTGTTCGTCCCGCCGGAGGACGCCGTGGAGTTCTGCCGCGCCGTCGCGCAGACGTTCAAGGAACTCGGCGACCGGAACAACCGCGGCGTCTGCCGGATGCGCTATCTGGTCGAACAGATGGGCAAAGAGAAGTTCGAGGAGGCGGTCCGCGCCCGGTGCGACGTGGAACTCCCGACGCGGGGGACGGACCTCACCCGGAGTTACACGGGCGACCACGTCGGCGTCCGCGAACAGAAACAGGACGGCCTCTACTACGTCGGGTTCAACGTCATCGCGGGCCGGATGGGCGGCGACGAGTTCGCCGAGGCCGCCCGCGCGGCGAGGGAGTACGGGACGGACGAGGCGTCGGTTCGTCTGGCGACGGACCAGAACTTCCTCGTCACGCACGTCCCGGAGGAGAACCTCTCCGCCCTCCTGAACGAACCGTTCGCCCGGAAGTACGAACACGACCCCGGGCCGTTCTCCCGCGGCGCGGTCGGATGCACCGGGTCGGAGTTCTGCAACTACGGCATCATCGAGACGAAGAACCGCGTCTACCGGTGGGCGAAGGCCCTCGACCGGCGAATCGAGACGCCCGACGACGTGGAAGTCGTCCGCATGCACATGTCCGGGTGTTCGGCGTCGTGCGCCCAACCGCAAATCGCGGACATCGGCTTCCGCGGGGAGACGGTGAAGGTGGACGACCCCGAGGGGACGACGAACGACGAGGGCGACAACATCGTCGAGGGGATGGACTTCGGACTCGGGGGTTCGCTCGGGTCCGACAACGAGTTCCTCGATTGGGTGGAGAACGCCGTTCCCGCGGGGTCGGTGATTCCGGCACTCGAAGAACTGTTCGACGCCTACGCCGACGAACGCGAGGCGGGCGAACGCTTCTACGAGTGGACCCGCCGCGTCGAGAACGACCGCCTGCGGACCGTCATGCAGGACGCCGACGCGAACGTCTCCGGGGGTGTCGCCCATGGGGACTGA
- a CDS encoding Coenzyme F420 hydrogenase/dehydrogenase, beta subunit C-terminal domain: MGTDGGENRREERTLPRVPDAGDDHAETAVPPVDGSAPRTPDTDPEAKLIKYRKRRVKSRSESDSDNRADSADGCGCGGGCACGLASGDSGESEAVADGGARPANVDEDGNLRDLNFTEPTAGKSQDVYDDAPDKRVQVPEGVELDTPGYSIRSEMNDIEESDDKTWFMELDTAVIDEGRCIQCGTCVASCPSDSIGIGDDGLPELVKMCTGCSLCWDFCPRGGLRYERQWKITGGDDNVKGAGDPITEFSAKVEEEWRENSQDGGVVTSVLIHLLEAGEIDGALVATESEEDPWKAESFLATTPEELIENAGSFYNQTMALGNLDVDQWEEKLPDKSPEDLSLALVGTPCEIEGIRALQDFEWDYASQEDGVRAIDYTIALMCTKNFNYHRLIGEQLAEKRDLPPEDIGKLDVLDGKMMAYDHDGEMILEEDVEAFHDAALKGCDECADFTGYCADITVGSVGSADEYSSVIVRTATGLDAWELTEPDLDYHDLEDRSAVGGLQSWDKKKAFEALRRPFDPDAPRFIEYTEHAENYGTTLRAHESDH, from the coding sequence ATGGGGACTGACGGCGGCGAGAACCGGCGAGAGGAGCGAACGCTCCCGCGCGTCCCCGACGCCGGCGACGACCACGCGGAGACGGCCGTCCCGCCCGTTGACGGAAGCGCCCCCCGGACGCCGGACACCGACCCCGAGGCGAAACTCATCAAGTACCGAAAGCGACGCGTCAAGTCGCGGTCGGAGAGCGACTCCGACAACCGCGCCGATTCCGCGGACGGTTGCGGATGCGGCGGCGGGTGTGCGTGCGGACTCGCGTCCGGCGATAGCGGAGAGAGCGAGGCCGTTGCGGACGGTGGCGCGCGGCCCGCGAACGTGGACGAAGACGGCAACCTCCGGGACCTGAACTTCACTGAACCGACGGCGGGGAAGAGCCAAGACGTCTACGACGACGCGCCGGACAAACGCGTGCAAGTGCCCGAGGGCGTCGAGTTGGACACGCCGGGCTACTCCATCCGGAGCGAGATGAACGACATCGAGGAGTCCGACGACAAGACGTGGTTCATGGAACTGGACACCGCCGTCATAGACGAGGGGCGGTGCATCCAGTGCGGCACCTGCGTCGCCTCCTGCCCCTCCGACTCCATCGGCATCGGCGACGACGGACTCCCCGAACTGGTGAAGATGTGCACCGGGTGTTCGCTCTGCTGGGACTTCTGCCCCCGCGGCGGCCTCCGGTACGAACGCCAGTGGAAGATAACCGGCGGCGACGACAACGTGAAGGGCGCGGGCGACCCGATAACGGAGTTCTCCGCGAAAGTCGAAGAGGAGTGGCGCGAGAACTCCCAAGACGGCGGCGTCGTCACGTCCGTCCTGATTCATCTGCTGGAGGCGGGCGAGATAGACGGCGCACTCGTCGCCACCGAGTCCGAGGAGGACCCCTGGAAGGCGGAGTCGTTCCTCGCGACGACGCCCGAGGAACTCATCGAGAACGCGGGGAGTTTCTACAACCAGACGATGGCGCTGGGCAACCTCGACGTGGACCAGTGGGAGGAGAAACTGCCGGACAAATCGCCCGAAGACCTCTCTCTCGCACTCGTCGGGACGCCCTGCGAAATCGAAGGGATTCGCGCCCTGCAGGACTTCGAGTGGGACTACGCCTCCCAGGAGGACGGCGTGCGCGCGATAGACTACACCATCGCGCTGATGTGCACGAAGAACTTCAACTACCACCGCCTCATAGGCGAGCAACTGGCCGAGAAGCGCGACTTACCGCCCGAGGACATCGGCAAACTCGACGTGCTGGACGGGAAGATGATGGCGTACGACCACGACGGCGAGATGATACTGGAGGAGGACGTCGAGGCGTTCCACGACGCCGCCCTCAAGGGGTGCGACGAGTGCGCCGACTTCACGGGCTACTGCGCCGACATCACCGTCGGGTCCGTCGGGTCGGCGGACGAGTATTCGAGCGTCATCGTCCGCACCGCGACGGGACTCGACGCGTGGGAACTGACGGAACCGGACCTCGACTACCACGACTTAGAGGACCGGTCGGCCGTCGGCGGCCTCCAGTCGTGGGACAAGAAGAAGGCGTTCGAGGCGCTTCGGCGCCCGTTCGACCCGGACGCCCCGCGGTTCATCGAGTACACGGAGCACGCGGAGAACTACGGGACGACGCTCCGCGCCCACGAGTCCGACCACTAG
- a CDS encoding phosphatase PAP2 family protein, which translates to MGLLEVAAQVVGGVLVLFAVALVVVVGPARLRSASDTVRSNLRTVARTVGALFVVLAANGVVRDVGLEVSWLIGVNITGYIHAVEGEFVAVLQSFATPALTAYFGFVYVFGYVFLLTFPLAAYLLHDDPRSLYEHLVAYIVNYGVGLVCYVVFIAYGPRNFMPELVESLLYTTWPEAQLLTTEVNRNTNVFPSLHTSLSVTVALLAYRFRHVYPRWYPISVALAASISVSTMYLGIHWATDVVAGLAVAGLSVSVARRAGTGPDRDSERHSYRSLFGR; encoded by the coding sequence ATGGGGCTGCTCGAAGTCGCGGCGCAAGTCGTCGGCGGCGTCCTCGTCCTCTTCGCCGTCGCCCTCGTCGTCGTCGTCGGCCCCGCGCGCCTGCGCTCGGCCTCGGATACGGTTCGGTCGAACCTCCGAACCGTCGCGCGCACCGTCGGCGCGTTGTTCGTCGTCCTCGCGGCGAACGGCGTCGTCCGCGACGTGGGACTCGAGGTGTCGTGGCTCATCGGCGTCAACATCACCGGCTACATCCACGCCGTCGAGGGCGAGTTCGTCGCCGTCCTCCAGTCGTTCGCGACGCCGGCGCTGACCGCGTACTTCGGGTTCGTCTACGTCTTCGGGTACGTCTTCCTCCTGACGTTTCCGCTGGCGGCGTACCTCCTGCACGACGACCCGCGGTCGCTCTACGAACACCTCGTCGCCTACATCGTCAACTACGGCGTCGGACTCGTCTGTTACGTGGTGTTCATCGCGTACGGGCCGCGGAACTTCATGCCCGAACTCGTGGAGTCGTTACTGTACACGACGTGGCCGGAGGCGCAACTGCTGACGACGGAGGTAAACAGGAACACGAACGTCTTCCCGTCGCTTCACACGTCGCTTTCGGTTACCGTCGCCCTCCTCGCCTACCGGTTCCGACACGTCTACCCGCGGTGGTACCCCATCTCGGTGGCGCTTGCGGCGTCCATCTCCGTCTCCACGATGTACCTCGGCATCCACTGGGCGACGGACGTGGTCGCCGGCCTCGCCGTGGCCGGTCTGAGCGTCTCCGTCGCCCGCCGGGCGGGGACGGGCCCGGACCGAGACAGCGAACGGCACTCGTATCGCTCGCTGTTCGGGCGCTAG
- a CDS encoding ABC transporter substrate-binding protein, protein MTQPCTSNTVRRRAVLSSLATGVAVLGSGCASRLRAVTGWKSPDQITLQIKTVPADADPYALRVARRVAEWLRTAGIGVQVTPMAEEELLRQVLLNHEFDLFVAPAPATFRTPDALYPLLHSRFAGAQGWQNPFGYTNLDVDELLEQQRHTSGQKRREAVNRLLQSVATTQPFTVVAFPDDIRAARTDRFTNWQRADLQSPMGYLNLDRRVGAESLTADGSDAAEAHLTVATTDERLTQNLNPLAVEFRRTSAITGLLYDSLGYSPDGGTVEPWLASSWAFSEGKEGPVARVELREATWHDGERLTAADVAFTYAFLADTSLGSVIQTEDGEDDDGPVPAPRFQGQSSLVTNAEVVDPRTVELQFVDCDPQVATRAFTVPVLPEHVWSERTSAASVGGIELGSATEALVTNNIPPVGSGPLEFVRNTPREAVVLERFDDHFLTSENDDGIPSHLANAPAFDRLTVQVVGSDVTAAETVASGDADVTGTPLGAATVPRIGRASELDLIVRRSERFYLVGYNARRPPLTNPRFRNTLAHLVDKDFITREVFEGYAQPAASPLDGTGWLPSDLRWNGTDPATPFLGANGELDVERVREEFRNAGYQYEDEKLVGG, encoded by the coding sequence ATGACACAGCCGTGTACCTCCAACACCGTCCGCCGGCGGGCCGTTCTCTCCTCGCTCGCCACTGGCGTCGCTGTCCTCGGAAGCGGCTGTGCGAGTCGGCTCCGGGCGGTCACCGGGTGGAAGTCTCCCGACCAAATAACGCTCCAAATCAAGACCGTACCCGCGGACGCCGACCCCTACGCGCTTCGAGTCGCCCGCCGAGTCGCGGAGTGGCTCCGAACCGCCGGTATCGGCGTTCAAGTCACGCCGATGGCCGAGGAGGAACTGCTCAGACAGGTGCTGTTGAACCACGAGTTCGACCTGTTCGTCGCCCCCGCCCCGGCGACGTTCCGGACGCCGGACGCGCTGTACCCGCTCTTGCACTCCCGGTTCGCGGGCGCGCAAGGGTGGCAGAACCCGTTCGGCTACACGAACCTCGACGTGGACGAACTGCTCGAACAGCAGCGTCACACCTCCGGGCAGAAGCGCCGCGAGGCGGTCAACCGGCTGCTGCAGTCGGTCGCGACGACCCAGCCTTTCACCGTCGTCGCGTTCCCCGACGACATCCGCGCGGCGCGGACCGACCGGTTCACGAACTGGCAGCGCGCCGACCTGCAGTCGCCGATGGGGTATCTGAACCTCGACCGGCGCGTCGGTGCGGAGAGTCTCACCGCCGATGGATCGGACGCCGCCGAGGCCCACCTGACGGTGGCGACGACGGACGAGCGACTGACGCAGAACCTGAACCCGCTGGCCGTCGAGTTCCGCCGCACCAGCGCGATAACGGGACTGCTGTACGACTCGCTCGGCTACTCGCCCGACGGTGGGACGGTCGAACCGTGGCTCGCCTCCTCGTGGGCGTTCTCCGAGGGGAAGGAGGGACCGGTCGCGCGGGTCGAACTCCGGGAGGCGACGTGGCACGACGGCGAACGACTCACCGCCGCCGACGTGGCGTTCACCTACGCGTTCCTCGCGGACACGTCGCTCGGGTCGGTGATACAGACGGAGGACGGCGAGGACGACGACGGACCCGTCCCCGCGCCGCGATTTCAGGGACAGAGCAGTCTCGTGACGAACGCGGAAGTCGTCGACCCGCGGACGGTCGAACTTCAGTTCGTCGACTGCGACCCGCAGGTCGCGACTCGCGCGTTCACCGTCCCGGTGCTCCCGGAACACGTGTGGAGCGAACGGACGTCGGCCGCCTCCGTCGGCGGCATCGAACTCGGCAGCGCGACGGAGGCGCTCGTGACCAACAACATCCCGCCGGTGGGAAGCGGACCGCTGGAGTTCGTCCGGAACACGCCGCGAGAGGCGGTGGTACTCGAACGGTTCGACGACCACTTCCTCACCAGCGAGAACGACGACGGTATCCCGTCGCACCTCGCGAACGCCCCGGCGTTCGACCGCCTGACCGTACAGGTCGTGGGTTCGGACGTCACCGCCGCCGAGACGGTCGCCAGCGGCGACGCGGACGTGACCGGGACGCCACTCGGGGCCGCGACGGTCCCGCGCATCGGCCGAGCGAGCGAACTCGACTTGATCGTCCGCCGCTCCGAGCGGTTCTACCTCGTCGGCTACAACGCGCGCCGCCCCCCGCTCACCAACCCTCGGTTCCGAAACACGCTCGCGCACCTCGTGGACAAGGACTTCATCACGCGGGAGGTGTTCGAGGGGTACGCCCAACCCGCCGCGAGTCCGCTCGACGGCACCGGCTGGCTCCCCTCGGACCTCCGCTGGAACGGGACGGACCCGGCGACGCCGTTCCTCGGAGCGAACGGCGAACTCGACGTCGAACGCGTCAGAGAGGAGTTCCGTAACGCGGGGTATCAGTACGAGGACGAAAAGCTCGTCGGGGGCTGA
- a CDS encoding arylsulfotransferase family protein, giving the protein MASRRRTIRSVLAALVFLSAATLVVGYVDAERTNDKVTGDPSVEQAFKTGNRSPVVPSRPNVTVVATDSNAFVGDEGDGARARAELAAFAPDGSIYYYQDNHTRYWDVDRVPGTNSTVEFVYADHLAPGDCGETVCTQNGVERVNLTTGERTQVYSRVTPGKHSTRWHDVDRIDEHRLLVADIDRDRVYVVNTTTELIEWEWDAQSDFDVAESGGPFPDDWTHLNDVEYVEVDGQEAVMVSLRNHDQVAFVSFERGLMENWTLGTDGDHSTLYEQHNPDYIPPENGGPAVLVADSENGRVVEYQRENGEWNRTWTWADQRVQWPRDADRLPNGNTLVTDSNGDRVFEVNSAGEVVWSATVGFPYESERLGTGDESEGGESAASLGVPSKTPAEGERSLLARATAALPPKVVNSIAYAFPRWVGVVEGLAVAVLTVSLVRWLTLEYRWTDRTVGVRSPLRFGRK; this is encoded by the coding sequence ATGGCCTCCCGGAGGCGAACGATTCGCAGCGTGCTCGCCGCACTCGTCTTCCTCTCTGCGGCGACGCTCGTCGTCGGATACGTCGACGCCGAGCGAACGAACGACAAGGTGACCGGCGACCCATCGGTCGAGCAGGCGTTCAAGACCGGGAACCGCTCGCCGGTCGTCCCGAGTCGCCCGAACGTCACCGTCGTCGCCACCGACTCGAACGCGTTCGTCGGCGACGAGGGCGACGGGGCGCGGGCGCGGGCGGAACTCGCCGCGTTCGCTCCCGACGGTAGCATCTACTACTATCAGGACAACCACACGCGGTACTGGGACGTGGACCGCGTCCCGGGCACGAACTCGACGGTCGAGTTCGTCTACGCGGACCACCTCGCCCCCGGCGACTGCGGCGAGACGGTCTGCACACAGAACGGCGTCGAACGCGTGAACCTCACGACGGGCGAACGGACGCAGGTGTACAGTCGCGTCACGCCCGGCAAGCACTCCACTCGCTGGCACGACGTGGACCGAATCGACGAACACCGCCTGCTGGTCGCCGACATCGACCGGGACCGGGTGTACGTCGTCAACACCACCACGGAACTCATAGAGTGGGAGTGGGACGCCCAGTCCGACTTCGACGTCGCCGAGAGCGGCGGGCCGTTCCCCGACGACTGGACCCACCTCAACGACGTGGAGTACGTCGAGGTGGACGGACAGGAGGCGGTCATGGTGAGCCTCCGGAACCACGACCAAGTCGCCTTCGTTAGCTTCGAGCGCGGTCTGATGGAGAACTGGACGCTCGGCACCGACGGCGACCACTCGACGCTGTACGAACAGCACAACCCCGACTACATCCCGCCCGAGAACGGCGGCCCGGCGGTTCTGGTCGCCGACTCCGAGAACGGGCGCGTCGTGGAGTACCAACGGGAGAACGGCGAGTGGAACCGGACGTGGACGTGGGCGGACCAGCGCGTCCAGTGGCCGCGCGACGCCGACCGTCTCCCGAACGGCAACACCCTTGTCACCGACTCTAACGGCGACCGAGTGTTCGAGGTGAACAGCGCGGGCGAAGTGGTGTGGTCCGCGACGGTCGGGTTCCCCTACGAGTCGGAGCGACTCGGGACGGGCGACGAGAGCGAGGGCGGCGAGAGCGCCGCCAGCCTCGGCGTCCCCTCGAAGACGCCCGCGGAAGGGGAGCGTTCGCTCCTCGCGCGGGCGACGGCGGCCCTGCCGCCGAAAGTCGTCAACTCCATCGCGTACGCCTTCCCGCGGTGGGTCGGCGTCGTAGAGGGACTGGCCGTGGCCGTGTTGACCGTATCGCTCGTCCGGTGGCTCACGCTCGAGTACCGCTGGACGGACAGGACCGTCGGCGTTCGTTCGCCGCTTCGCTTCGGACGTAAATGA